DNA sequence from the Malus sylvestris chromosome 10, drMalSylv7.2, whole genome shotgun sequence genome:
AGAATTCTCGCTATCCGTTACAACTTCAACTTCCCAATCCAAATTAAATAAGCCCAATGCTAAACTAACTCATCAACAAcaccagaaaaataaaattccttTCAGCTTACGATAACAAAAGCATGTCAATTAAGTGctcttagaaaaaaaattaaacgacTAATTAGCAAATACAACAAGAATTATTGGCGAACCTCGTTGTTGTAATACAATCGGCGAGCACGAAACGACTTTGGAGGTATGAAATTAGCAGCAGCACGTAAGTTCCGAGCCCTAATAATCAATTGCCTGAATTCGCAACCAAAAGCAATTTCGTAAAGTCAGACATAGTAATATATCACAAATACATACAAACGCATGTAGTATAATAAGCATGTGCAATTAGGGTTAAGAGGGAGACCCTTCTTTGACAATTTTGGCTTCGGGAACTTGGTTGGATCGCATAAGCTTGGAGACGAAGTATCGGAGGACGCCGGGGAGAACCATGACCACCGAGAGAGGGATGAGAACCCAGTCTCTGATGGCTGTGTCAAGCACCAGATCTGCCGCCATTGTTGGAGCTTCGCGGCAGCCAAAGAATGAGAGCTAAACGACAGTCTTTGGTTGCGCTTTGGGTATATCTCTCTGTTCTGCTCTGCCTCGCCTCGTTATCGATTGGATTTTCACTACACGGTATTTGCCTTTCAGTCAATCCGGGAACGCGAAAGTGAAAAGACCATAGGCGGAGGGGATATCCGTGTCCTGCTCGAAAAAGTCAAGGATGTTTTAGTACTTAAAGGAGTTGGACTTCTTGAACTCACTGACCCAATGAAGACAGAGTAAAAGGCCAAAGCCCATCATTCTCAAACCCAAAATCGTACCAGCCCAAATATTTTTGTAAGACTCGGCAATGCGAAGATACTTTCTTATCGtttgtgaagaaaaataaataattaaatgtaccatatttcaaatcacatttatgAGCATCGGAGATACAAATTACACTGATATACCATTTTACGTGTTGTAGATACTAGATAATTCATTGAGGAACTTACAGAAAAAGATTAACTAGCTACTACGTAACAACACCTAAAAAAAGTAGCATTAACAAAATATTACACCTTTGATTTCTTCCTCGAGCTAGCTTTAGCCAGCAACTGCTTGGAAAGGTAACATTGTGCTACTGCTAGCGCTACATCATGAGGTAAACTAAATTCTTGCCTTCTGCAGACGTGATACTTGCAGTAGTCGGTTGCCCTTGAACCAAACTCCCGTAATTTCTTAGAGAAATCAAGGACGGGGTATAACTCAAGATGCTGGTACACACGCTCTTGGATGGGAATAATTCTACAATTTCTACTTTCGTCGTGGAACCACttcttagagcaagtccaccgttggaccttgctcgggggacaggcgAGAGGAAAGTGCCTGAGGGCCGGTGGGTTCAACTCCAGCGTTGGGCAGCCCGAGGGCCAGGCCCGTGAGGGATTGACAGCCCTTCAGCCTGAAGGGAGTGATGACAGGCTGACGCTATGCCTGGCATCggttcttttctttatttttttgtgtcaggcgcGGGCCCCTCACGCGTGCGTGGGGGCGCGTTAGCCGACACGGTTTCAGATTGAATAACCTGCATGCAGTGACCgttggcttcccacggtccgttcgatccCAACGGCTCTTCAATACGAGCCGTCCGATTTCCAAcggtactaaaaaaaaaagctgatttAATATCAACCATTCAATCTGAGATCAATTATTGATGTTAAtctgctttataaattaaaaaaatgaaaaaatagttttaaaattaagaaaagttaccgttatgacacgtggcacaatctggagtgttgaaattcaattttttttttaaatccaacagcagagattaattatttgaataaaacaattttaaaatttgttaaaaaatccgaaaaaattacctgaaaattaaaaaaaaaatgtttctacttttctataaatagctTCTTAttatcatctaccttacaccacaatttcatattttctcaactactttcaatcacattcctatctttctctcaaaagataacgacaaCGGAGCACgatttaaaatctgatcgaaatctatcctcaaagattttgaaaagataacgacacgtggcacgatgacattggataaaaatcttatcgaaatctatgaCCAATAATAGTCGTTTTGggtaaatgacacgtggcgcaacgataacgatttaaaatatcttatccgaaattacaaataaatttatttagtattattttgtaaaaaaaaattaataatattttattacctattgccaTGGTTATTCAAGTGCAAGGGTGAAGATGCAAAAAACAGTTATTGTTCTAGagtggattgaatagtgaatTACCTGGGAGGGCTCAagagtggagttgctcttagatCCAAAAAATATGTACTACGAGCAGCACCTCTGTGTTGAATGAAAAATATGCCATGCGCCCATTAGTAGCAATACAAAGGAAACCACGCTTGGTAGAAAGGAGTATCCCTCCCGTAAATTATTGTGGTTTCTACCTTGTATTCAGACTCCACTCTTGATTCTTGTCATGGTAATTCTTCAACACCCATATCTCAAGATAATCTCCCCCAAATACCTAGCATCTTGGAAGTTTCGGATCTTGATTCGACCGCCGGCGAGAAGAAGAATCTTGGTTGGGTTTAGGTACCGGAGGATAACCATGTTCCAGTGGCAGTGAGCCAATCCCAGCAGAATCTGCCGGATGAAATCTCTCACAGTGTCCCTCCTTAAACCGCAACATTGAATCTTGCGACTCAGATTACCTCTTGCCTGTGCACATCTCAGCTATACAAACAGAAATCAATTTAGATAAGTGATAATTTAATGGAATTAGAAATCAAAGCAATTACATAAATCAATTGAGTCAATTGGACGAAATATTCGATACCTATTATGCACCCGCACGCCCAAGAATCAACTGCGTCAGTGTAGTGCTTGGCACGAAGCATCAGCTCCGGTGCCAAGTAGGCCTTCTGGAGAGCGATGATAGAGCTCAAATTTCTCAAACATATCTCCCCCAAATACTTAGCATCTTGGAAGTTTTGGATCTTGATTCGACCGTcggtgagaagaataattttggTTAGGTTTAGGTACCGGAGGATATCCATGTTCCGGTGCCAGCGAGCTAATCCCAGCAGAATCTGCCAGATGAAGTCTCTCACAGTGTCCTTTCTTAAGCCGCCGCATCAAATCTTGCGACTCATATCAGCCGCCGGGTCGTGCAACACGACGACTTAAGAAGGGACACTGTGAGACACTTCATCCGGCAGATTCTGCTGGGATTGGCTCACTACCACTGGAACATGGTTATCCTCCGGTACCTAAACCCAATCAAGATCCTTCTTCCCACCGGCGGTCGAATCAAGACCAACCAAGATCCTTCTTCCCACCGGCGGTCGAATCAAGATTCGAAACTTCCAAGATGTTTGGGGATGTTTGGGGGAGATCAAGAATCAATAGTGGAGTCTGAATACAAGGTAGAAACCACTATAATTTA
Encoded proteins:
- the LOC126587822 gene encoding uncharacterized protein LOC126587822 isoform X1 gives rise to the protein MAADLVLDTAIRDWVLIPLSVVMVLPGVLRYFVSKLMRSNQVPEAKIVKEGQLIIRARNLRAAANFIPPKSFRARRLYYNNEENGLLIVPKGQAQNPQAQMFSDPNMAMDMMKKNLSMIIPQTLTFAWVNFFFSGFVKTNKHMN
- the LOC126587822 gene encoding uncharacterized protein LOC126587822 isoform X2 codes for the protein MAADLVLDTAIRDWVLIPLSVVMVLPGVLRYFVSKLMRSNQVPEAKIVKEGQLIIRARNLRAAANFIPPKSFRARRLYYNNEENGLLIVPKGQAQNPQAQMFSDPNMAMDMMKKNLSMIIPQSLGAEKERLEENLPE